The following proteins are encoded in a genomic region of Arachis stenosperma cultivar V10309 chromosome 4, arast.V10309.gnm1.PFL2, whole genome shotgun sequence:
- the LOC130975343 gene encoding uncharacterized protein LOC130975343 gives MGADQKISQNINDHAGLQNRVTKSIVIFYVFIVATMFFINSDIDIISSSPALSSFGFIMQKQTHQGEKSGVNLQLSIEKNHEEEEEENLIPPQNVTKEERMAWFRKNLPKFEILKPSYNPSSASFHLRVLSFLTQNCSTFFFAIWLSPAKNFGKREFITFDTLFKVHPQGCLLILSRSMESKRGYRILKPLLDRGFKVQAITPDLPFLVKNTPAQSWLEGIKNGNRDPGSIPISQNLSNLMRLAMLYKYGGVYLDTDLIFVKDMSELRNAIGAQFVDLETKQWLRLNSAIMIFDMKHPILLDLLEEFASSFDGNKWGHNGPYLVTKVVGRVVEGKLGYNLTVLPPSAFYPVDWNKIKDYYKKPTTDSGTTWVDNRFVELIYGGKTYALHLWNKKTRDLEIEEGSVMEKLFTDYCLTCSNFTRT, from the exons ATGGGTGCTGATCAGAAAATCTCTCAGAATATCAATGATCACGCCGGGCTACAAAACCGCGTTACAAAATCAATTGTTATCTTCTATGTCTTTATTGTTGCCACTATGTTCTTCATCAATTCTGATATAGATATCATTTCTAGTTCTCCAGCACTCTCATCATTTGGATTCATAATGCAAAAACAAACTCATCAAGGTGAAAAGAGTGGTGTGAATCTTCAGCTTTCCAtagaaaaaaatcatgaagaagaagaagaagagaatctaATTCCACCACAAAATGttacaaaagaagaaagaatggcGTGGTTCAGGAAAAACTTACCTAAATTTGAGATACTCAAACCAAGCTATAACCCATCTTCAGCTTCATTTCATTTAAGGGTCCTCAGCTTCCTCACTCAAAATTGCTCAACATTTTTCTTCGCCATATGGTTGTCGCCAGCGAAGAATTTTGGCAAAAGGGAGTTCATAACGTTTGACACACTTTTCAAGGTCCACCCTCAAGGATGCTTGCTGATCCTATCAAGATCCATGGAGTCGAAACGAGGTTACCGGATCCTGAAACCGCTCCTAGACCGCGGCTTTAAAGTTCAA GCAATTACTCCGGATTTGCCATTCTTGGTCAAGAATACCCCAGCTCAATCTTGGCTTGAAGGGATCAAGAATGGCAACAGGGACCCTGGATCAATCCCAATATCTCAGAACCTCTCAAATTTGATGAGGCTAGCAATGCTATACAAGTATGGTGGTGTGTATTTGGACACAGATTTGATCTTTGTGAAGGATATGTCAGAATTGAGAAATGCAATTGGAGCACAATTTGTTGATCTAGAGACAAAACAATGGTTGAGGCTAAACTCAGCAATTATGATATTTGACATGAAACATCCAATTCTACTTGATTTACTAGAAGAATTTGCATCAAGTTTTGATGGTAATAAATGGGGTCACAATGGTCCTTATTTGGTTACTAAGGTTGTGGGGAGAGTAGTTGAAGGTAAACTAGGGTACAATTTAACTGTTTTGCCACCTAGTGCATTTTACCCTGTGGATTGGAACAAGATTAAGGACTATTACAAGAAGCCTACAACTGATTCTGGAACAACTTGGGTGGATAATAGGTTTGTGGAATTGATTTATGGAGGGAAGACTTATGCACTTCATTTGTGGAACAAGAAGACCAGAGATCTTGAGATTGAAGAGGGAAGCGTCATGGAAAAATTGTTCACCGATTATTGCCTTACTTGTTCCAATTTTACTAGGACTTAG
- the LOC130975345 gene encoding uncharacterized protein LOC130975345, whose product MGAKKTSNDESIFSHSRITKLSVVIYALIFVVIILFNSDRNINSSSSSGSSSDSTDSSTNQNQTSKSSDETNDTLSSNSAKANNGVNSHSFNMEPNTQGEVDYEENEDLMIPLPQMTKPQRIAWFRSQLPKLQMLKSRNDSSFHARVSNFFTQNCSTRFYAIWLSPAKFFGQREFMTMDTLLKVHPQGCLLILSSSMDSVLGYRILKPLIDRGLKVLAIAPDLPVLVLNTPAESWLEELKSGNKDPGTVPLFNNLSNLIRLAVLYKYGGVYLDIDLIFLKDLSSLRNAIGAQNMDPVTKKWLRLNNAVMVFDKKHPILLDFIEEFAQTFDGNRWGHNGPYMVSRVVGRVGNTPGYDITILPPKAFYPVDWNKIPEYYKKPEDENGSIWVENKVRELMYGVGTYTLHLWNKRTRKLDIEDGSVMARLFTDHCVVCYGVTRN is encoded by the coding sequence ATGGGTGCTAAGAAAACCTCCAATGATGAGAGTATATTCAGTCATAGCCGCATTACAAAATTATCCGTTGTAATCTATGCCTTGATATTTGTTGTTATTATCCTCTTCAATTCTGATCGAAATATCAATTCGTCGTCTTCTTCTGGTTCTTCATCAGATTCAACTGATAGTTCCACAAACCAAAATCAAACTTCTAAGTCTAGTGATGAAACAAACGACACATTGTCATCAAATTCTGCAAAGGCTAATAATGGTGTAAATTCTCATAGTTTCAACATGGAGCCAAATACGCAAGGAGAGGTAGATtatgaagaaaatgaagatcTTATGATTCCATTGCCACAAATGACAAAGCCACAAAGAATTGCATGGTTTAGGTCACAGCTTCCTAAGCTTCAAATGCTAAAATCAAGAAATGACTCTTCATTCCATGCAAGAGTCTCTAATTTCTTCACCCAAAATTGCTCAACGCGCTTTTACGCCATATGGCTTTCGCCGGCGAAATTCTTCGGCCAGAGGGAGTTCATGACTATGGACACCCTTCTTAAGGTCCACCCTCAAGGTTGCTTGCTGATCCTATCAAGCTCAATGGATTCGGTACTCGGGTATCGGATCCTGAAGCCTTTGATAGATCGCGGGCTTAAAGTGCTCGCGATTGCACCTGATTTGCCGGTTCTGGTCTTGAACACCCCTGCCGAATCTTGGCTCGAAGAGCTAAAGAGCGGCAACAAGGACCCCGGAACCGTCCCGTTGTTCAATAACCTCTCCAACTTGATTCGCCTCGCCGTACTTTACAAGTACGGCGGCGTTTACTTGGACATAGATTTGATTTTCTTGAAGGACTTGTCATCACTGAGGAATGCAATTGGAGCACAAAATATGGACCCTGTGACAAAAAAATGGTTGAGGTTGAACAACGCAGTTATGGTATTTGACAAGAAACACCCTATTCTTTTAGACTTCATTGAGGAATTTGCACAAACATTTGATGGGAATAGATGGGGGCATAATGGTCCATACATGGTTTCAAGAGTTGTGGGGAGAGTTGGAAACACACCAGGGTATGACATTACTATTTTGCCCCCAAAGGCGTTTTATCCTGTGGATTGGAACAAGATTCCGGAGTATTACAAGAAGCCTGAAGATGAAAATGGATCAATTTGGGTGGAGAATAAGGTGAGGGAATTAATGTATGGAGTGGGTACATACACGCTTCATTTGTGGAACAAGAGGACTAGAAAGCTGGATATTGAAGATGGAAGTGTTATGGCGAGATTGTTCACTGATCACTGCGTTGTTTGCTATGGTGTCACCAGGAATTAA